DNA from Flavobacterium aestivum:
AAAGTACTTCAAGTCTTTCAATATTTTCAATTTTCATTTGTGCTGGCCAAGAATATTTTCTTCCTGTTTTAGCAAACTGATGTCCGTTTACAATTTTGTCTTTTAAACCTCCGTTTTTGCTTTTTAAAGTTCCATTGTTTTGAACAGTTCCTGTAGAAGCAACCATTATCAATTCTTTAGAATCTGCATTTGCAGCATAAACTAGGAAAACACCACTTCCTGATTCTGATGCATTACATACTTCTTCTAAACTATCCTCTTGTGTAAACGTAAAATGCCCTTTTACTGTAAACTTTTCTAATTCTTTATACATATTTTTTATAATTAAAAAAATGCCTCACAAAATCGTGAGGCATTTTGGAATTTTATTTTAACGTACTGGAAATTAACCCAATACTTCTTTTACTTTTTTACCAATTTCAGCTGGAGAATCAACAACGTGAATTCCGTTGTCTTTCATAATTTGTTTTTTAGCAGCAGCAGTATCATCAGAACCTCCAACGATTGCACCAGCGTGCCCCATTGTACGTCCTGCAGGAGCAGTTTCACCAGCGATGAAACCAATAACTGGTTTACGGTTACCGTCAGCTTTGATCCATTTAGCAGCATCAGCTTCTAATTGACCTCCAATTTCACCAATCATAATGATACACTCAGTTTCTGGGTCGTTCATTAATAATTCTACAGCTTCTTTTGTAGTTGTTCCAATGATTGGATCTCCACCAATACCAATTGCAGTAGTGATTCCTAATCCTTGTTTTACAACTTGGTCAGCAGCTTCATAAGTTAAAGTTCCTGATTTTGAAACAATTCCTACTGTACCTTTTTTGAAAACAAAACCTGGCATAATTCCAACTTTAGCTTCTCCTGGTGTAATTACACCTGGACAGTTAGGTCCAATCAATCTTGCGTTTCTTTCTTTTACATAACTGTTTGCTTTAATCATATCAGCAACAGGAATTCCTTCAGTAATAGCAATGATTACTTTTATACCAGCATCAGCAGCTTCCATAATAGCATCAGCAGCAAAAGCAGGTGGTACAAAAATAATAGTTGTATCAGCACCAGCTTGTACAACAGCATCTTTTACTGTATTAAAAACAGGAAGATCCAAATGAGTTGTTCCTCCTTTACCTGGAGTAACTCCCCCAACAACGTTTGTACCGTATTCAATCATTTGTGAAGCGTGGAAAGTTCCTTCGCTACCTGTAAATCCTTGAACTATTATTTTGGAATCTTTATTAACTAAAACACTCATGATA
Protein-coding regions in this window:
- the sucD gene encoding succinate--CoA ligase subunit alpha, coding for MSVLVNKDSKIIVQGFTGSEGTFHASQMIEYGTNVVGGVTPGKGGTTHLDLPVFNTVKDAVVQAGADTTIIFVPPAFAADAIMEAADAGIKVIIAITEGIPVADMIKANSYVKERNARLIGPNCPGVITPGEAKVGIMPGFVFKKGTVGIVSKSGTLTYEAADQVVKQGLGITTAIGIGGDPIIGTTTKEAVELLMNDPETECIIMIGEIGGQLEADAAKWIKADGNRKPVIGFIAGETAPAGRTMGHAGAIVGGSDDTAAAKKQIMKDNGIHVVDSPAEIGKKVKEVLG